The sequence below is a genomic window from Candidatus Hydrogenedentota bacterium.
CCCGTGAATGCCGTTGTCAGTGCAATGAAACAATCCGAGGACGGCAAGTCGCTCGTATTGCGGCTCTTCAATCCAACGACGAAGTCGATTCATGCAACGATCAAGACGCACGCAAAGCTTCGCTCTGCGCAGTTGGTTACGCTTGAGGAGACGAGCGCGAAGAAGCTCACGGTTCAAGCCAAGTCCGTGAAAGTCCCCATGGGGCCGAAGAAGATTGTGACGGTGAAACTCGACCTTGGCAGAGTCTAATTCGGTTTTCAGTGACGAAAAGAGACGCGCCGGCACTGGCAATGCCGGCGCGTCCTAATTTGGAGACGATTACCGAATCCAGGCGTCACGTCACCTTTTTCGCCGGCTTAACCGGTACCAGCGCCGCCGGAGCCGGCAGTCTCGTCTTTGATACTTCCTTCACGTGTTTCATTTGAAGTCCTCCTGTTTGGGACAGGTTGATAGGCTCCTTTTCAAACTGAAAGGGCGCCTTGCGATTGAGGCGATTGCTTCACCCTGCCTTTTTCACAGGCTTGGCGGGAACGGCTCCGGCCGGCGCGGGTAACTTTGCCTTGGACAATTCCTTCACATGCTTCATCCTTTGATCTCCATTCTGGGATTCACCCATTAACTACATGTGAACACTCTGGACGCCTTGCGGAAATCATCGTAGACTGGGGAGCGCAATCTGTCAATGGGCGGAAAAGGCGATCAACGTAAATAGTATGAACGGACTGACTGCGGCTGCCGCGGATTGAACTTCGGGAGAGGGTCTTCTATGTTCGGGGACATGCGTAAACTCAATTACCGCGTGATTGCTCTTGCCGCGTGCGCAGTCTGTTGCGCGATGGCCGATCCGCCGTCGCCCGAATATCCTAGAATCAACCCCGCGCCGTGGTTTGAAGTCGATCCTGCGTGGCCGCAGAAGCCCGCGGAATTCACGTGGGGCGCCATGGCGGGCGTGGCCGTCGACAAAGACGATAACGTGTGGATCTATACGCGGGCGACGCCATCGGTGCAGGTCTACGCGCCGGACGGAAAATACCTCTTCGGTTGGGGCGAAGGTACGGGCGCGCACCACATCATGATCGACCGCGAAGGCTACGTGTGGACCACCGACTTCGTACGGCACGTTGTGGAGAAACATGAGCGCGACGGCAAAGTGCTGCTGACGTTGGGGGTGGAGAACGAGGCGGGGACTGACGAGAAACACTTCTTCCGTCCCACGGACGTCGCAGTGGCGTCGAACGGCGATTTGTTTGTGTCGGACGGTTACGGCAACGCGCGCATCGTGCACTTCACGAAAGATGGCACGTTTGTGAAGACGTGGGGAACGCTGGGCGTTGAGGACGGGCAGTTCAGCATCCCGCACTCGATTGCTATCGATTCCAAAGACCGGATCTACGTGTGCGACCGCAACAATGCGCGTGTGCAGGTATATTCGACCGAAGGCGCGTTGCTGGATTCATGGAAGCACATCGCGGTGCCATGGTCAATCTTCATCACGGATAAGGACGAAATCTGGATTTGTGGTTCGTCGCCGATGCCGTGGGTGAACGATCCGAAATATCCTCATATGCCGCTGGGCTGTCCGCCGAAGGATCAACTTGTCATGCGGTTCAACATTGACGGAAAGTTGCAGCAGCTTTGGACTATTCCCAAAGGCGACGACGGCAGCGAGAAACCCGGGGAGTTGAATTGGGTTCACTGCATTGCGTTGGATTCGAAGAGGAATCTGTATCTTGGGGATATTCAGGGCAAGCGGGTGCAGCGATTTCTGTTGAGCCTCTCGCCGTAATCGAGCCGCCTGCGAGGAGCGCCCTCGCCGCGACACGCGCTTCTATCGCGCGTTCGTGTACGCCTGAGGAGACGCGTCCGCGCCGTCTTGATACCAGATTTGGTTTCTGCCGGCTTCCTTTGCGCGGTAGAGGCACCCATCGCTGCGCCCGATGCACGAATCCACGCCTTCGCCCTTCTGGCACAGGGCAAGTCCGATGCTGATTGTGGCGCCAATGTCGGTGTCGTTGAAGCGTGTGCGCAGGGCAATGACGCGGCTGCGCAGGCGCTCGGCGACTTCAAGCGCGGCGACCAGATCCGTTTCGGTGAGCAGAACCAGGAATTCCTCCCCGCCCCATCGTGCGCACAGATCGATCTTTCGCACGCCACCACTGAGCGTATGGGCCACGTTCACGAGCACCGCATCGCCGGCATCGTGTCCAAAGGTGTCATTGATTCGCTTGAAATGATCGATATCGACCACAAGCACGGCATTTGTGCGTTGGGTCCGGTCGGCTCGCAGGAATTCGCGGGCAAACACTTCGTTGGCGCCGCGCCGATTTGGAAGACCCGTGAGGGGGTCGGTGCGGGAGGCCGTCTCCAACTCGGCGTTTTTCTGGAGAAGGGCATCGCGATTGGCCGAGAGTTGCTCGACCATCCAGTTGAAGCTTACCGAGAACTCCCCCATGAAATCCACGCGTTGGGTGAAGTCGCCTCTGGCTACCTGCTGGGTCTTCCAGGTCAGATGACGCAGGCTGGCGTGCAGGTTCTTCATGGATTGAAGCGCAAGCATCCAGCCGCGGGGCGGCTCCGCTTCCAGGTCGCCGCGTGAGAGGGCCTCGGCGAACCTGGACAGCGTCTCGTATTCATCCACGAGTCGATCTATAGCCTGCGCGAGGCCATCGAATTCCGTTTCCTGTGCATTGGCTGGCGCATGATAGCGCCGGGCCGGCTTGCCCCGGAGAATGCAGTCGATGATTTCGTGCAGGAGCGCGATGTCCTGAGCATTAACCTGGATCATGACCTGTCACATCTGACGTCTGGCTTCGAAGCGGCAGACCCTGTCACCGGAACACCAGCAATCCACTTCCTTCACATTGAATTCCACGCCGGTGTGTGCGAGGAGCAGGCCAGCGATGAAGCCTTCATCGTAGGTGCAGATTTCCTCATCGCAAACGGGCAATCCGGAGCAGTCCAAGTCTTCCGCGACCGTCATGGTGAAAGAGAGCGCCTCGAGATCGGATCGTTCGACGCGAAGTATTCCGATGCGAAGGCTCTTGAGCAGATCCTGCAGTTGAGCCACGAATTCATTAAACGACTCGCGGTTTGTGATGAGCTTTTCGTAGAAGTGCTGCCCCGCGGTTTTTCCTGCGCGATAGAAGATTTCGTTGGCCTTATCGACCCCCAATTCGGTTATCAAGACATCCCGCAGCGTGAATTGCATCAATCGATAGACCGACACATCCGTGGTGGTGCCCAGGTTTGGACGACCCGCTTCCACGTTGCCAAGCATGGCCCAGCTGAAGCTGGGCCGGTTTTCCCTATCCTTGAACATTGCATCACCCTTACGTTGCCGTCCTAGTCGCGGCTAGCGCGAAGGCATGTTACCTGAACGGCGCACTGCGCACCAGAACGGATGTCCCTACTTTCTGACCATCTACACCGTGTCCGGCATGCGGAATGGTTCGCGGCCTTCGCGTTTGATGAGGGCGTTGGCCTCGTCGTCATTAACAAAGGTCTCGGTTGCAGCGTCAATGAAAAGTTTGCGGCCAAGCCGGTACGAGGCGTTGCCGTAGTGGCAAAGGCTCGTTGACAATTGGCCTTCCGCGATATCGGCGTTCGGCGTGTTGCGCGAGCGGATGCAGTCCAAGAAGTTGGCGATGTGTTCCTTCTGCGGAAAGTTGCCGTGCACGATCTGCGAGGAGTGGCCATAATCGTTGTCCGGCGCGAAGGTCTGCCAACCGCCGCCATGCCTGCCAAAGTACATGAACTCTTTCGTGCCGTAGATTTCCACGCGCGTGCCGCTAAAGGGCCACGTGGGAAGAATGTCCTTGTCGCGGATTTCCATGGGCGTCTTTTTCATGTACGGCGCCCAGAGCACCTGCTCGAAGACCATCGTTACCTTGTCGAAGTCCCAATTCACCACGTGGGTGTCGGGCGTTTCCTGGTCGTCGTCGAAGAATTGCATGCCGCCCGTCGAATAAACGGACTTCGGACACGTGAGCCCGGCGATATAGCGGGCCATGTCCACCTGATGGCAACCGTCGTTGGTGATATCACCCGCGCCGTAGTCCCAGAACCAGTTCCACGCATAGTGGAAGCGATTCTCGTTGAAGGGGCGCTTGGGAGCGGGTCCCAGCCACATCTCGTAGTCGACGCCCTCGGGCGGGTCTTTATCCACTTCTTTACCGATTGTGCCGCGCACTTTGCTGTTCAGCACGCGCACAAAATGGATGTCGCCCAGCGCTCCGGAAGCAACGTAGTCTCTAGCGGCCTTGGCATATTCTCCGCTGCGTGTTTGCGTGCCGACCTGAACGACGCGGTTGTATTTGCGCGCCGCCTCGACCATCTTGCGGCCTTCCCAGATGTTGTGACACGTTGGTTTCTCTACGTAGACATCCTTGCCCGCCTGGCAGGCCTGGACGGTCGGGAGGGCATGCCAATGGTTTGGCGTCGAATTGATCAGTGCGTTGACTTCAGGATCGTCGAGAATACGCCGATAATCCTGCACGCATTCCGGGGCCTTGCCGCAGACATCTTCGACGGATTTGGCCCTGCTTGGAAAGAGGCGCGAATCCGGATCAGCGATGTACTTCAGAATGACGTCGTCACGTTCGGCGAACGTTGGAGCGAGGTAACTGCCGCGCCCGCGGACACCCATGATGCCTACGACGATCTTCTCATTCGCACCCAGCACGTTGATGGAGAACGTATTTGCCACGCCCACTGCCATGGCCGTCTTCGTCGTTTTACTCAAGAACTCGCGTCGGTTCATGGGGCCCTCCAATCGGTTTCAGGCGGCTGACAGCTTTCTTCGTCCCATGAGTTCATAGTACTCCACGAGAAAAGGAAACGCGAGGACATGGGGAGGGGGAGCAGTGAAAGGGACTCATGGGTCCTATGGGTCTCATAGGTTCCATGGGTCCGAGGGTCCGCGTGAAACTACACCGATGTCCTCTCCGCCCTACACCAGCCCCTTCAAATGCTGTCCGGTATACGACGTCTTGGTCTTTACAATCTCCTGCGGAGGGCCGGCGGCAAGAATGCGTCCGCCGTTATCGCCGCCCTCGGGACCGAGATCGATGATCCAGTCTGCCGTTTTGATGACGTCAAGATTGTGTTCGATGACGAGGACCGTGTTGCCTGCATCGACGAGGCGATGCAAAACGCTGAGCAACTTGTCGACATCGACGGCATGCAGGCCGGTTGTGGGCTCGTCGAGGATATAGAGTGTGCGGCCAGTCTGTCGTTTTGAGAGTTCGGTTGCAAGCTTCACGCGCTGCGCCTCGCCGCCAGAAAGCGTTGTGGCTGCCTGGCCCAGCTTGATGTATCCGAGGCCGACGTCGTTGAGCGTCTCCAGTTTTGAATAGACCGCTGGAATCGGCTTGAAGAACGTGCATCCCTCTTCGACCGTCATATCAAGGACTTCGAATATGTTCTTCCCTTTGTAACGGACCTCGAGCGTGTCGCGGTTGTAGCGCATACCCTTGCATTCCTCGCACGGCACGTACACGTCCGGCAGGAAGTGCATCTCGATCCGAATGACGCCGTCGCCCTCGCAGGTTTCGCAGCGCCCGCCTTTCACGTTAAAGCTGAAACGGCCGGGCTGATACCCGCGCGCCCGCGCCTCGGGAACCTTTGCGAAAATGTCGCGAATCGGCGTGAACAATCCCGTGTAGGTCGCGGGATTCGAGCGCGGCGTGCGTCCGATGGGCGACTGATCCATGTCGATGACCTTGTCGATATGCTCCAGACCCTCGATACGGTCGTGCTTGCCCGGCTTCACGCGGATGGAGTCGTAGACGGTCTTCATCGCGGCGGGGTATAGCGTTTCGTTGATGAGGCTCGATTTGCCGGAACCGGACACGCCCGTGATACACGTGAATACGCCGAGCGGAATTTCCGCGTTGATGTTTTTGAGATTGTTGTGTTGCGCTCCACGGATGACGAGCCAGTTCCCGTTGGGTTTGCGGCGCTGTTTCGGAGCGCCGATCTTGAACGCGCCCGACAGGAACTTGCCGGTCCACGAGTCTTTCACCTTCATCACCTGAGCCGGGGTGCCCTGCGCGACGATCTCGCCGCCGTGAACGCCCGCGCCGGGGCCGAGGTCGATCACGTGGTCTGCCGTGCGGATGGTCTCCTCGTCGTGTTCGACGACGATCACGGTGTTGCCGAGGTCGCGCATGCGGGTAAGCGTTGCGATGAGCTTCTGATTGTCGCGCTGGTGCAGGCCGATGCTCGGTTCGTCGAGAATATAGAGTACGCCCATCAGTCCCGATCCGATCTGTGTGGCGAGGCGGATGCGCTGCGATTCGCCACCCGAAAGCGTTCCTGCATTGCGGTCCAGGGCGAGATAGTCGAGGCCCACGTTGACAAGAAAGCCCAGCCGCTCGCGGATCTCCTTGAGCACTCGTTCGGCGATCATGGATTCCGTCTTCGTCAACTTGAGATGTTCGAAATAGCGGAGGGCGTCCGAGATAGACATGCCGGTCACATCGAGAATCGTCTTGTGACCGATGGTTACCGCGAGGGATTCCGGGCGTAACCGCGCACCCTTGCACGCGGGGCACGGTTTCGTGGACATGAATTCGCTGATCATCTCGCGCGATTTGGAACTCTCGGTCTCTTTGTAGCGGCGCTCCAGGTTGGGGATAACCCCTTCGAACGCACGCGATACTTCAATGGTGTTGCGTTCGTTGGAGTAAGAGAAGTTGATTTCCTCGCTTCCCGAGCCATACAGCAGCTTCTGCTGAACATCGGCGGGTAAGCGCTTCCAGGGCGTGTCGGGGCTGCACCCGTAGTGCTTTACGACGCTGACCAACGCGCGCATGTACCAGGCGTCCAAGACGCGGCGCATGCTCCACGGCCTCACCGCTCCGCGCGAGACCGACAGGTTTGCGTCAGGAATCACGAGTTCGGGGTCGACTTCAATGGTCGTGCCGATTCCCGTACATTCCGGGCAAGCGCCATGCGGATTGTTGAACGAGAACATCCGCGGGCTGATTTCTTCGAAACTGGTCCCGCAATCCACACACGCGAAGTGTTCGCTCTGGATGACCTCGCGCACCGTCTTGTCCGGCAATTCCTGAAAGACGCGAATGATGCCATCAGCAAGTTTTAGCGCCGTCTCGACGGAATCCGTCAGCCGCCGCGCAATGCCCTCCTTCACGACAAGGCGATCAACCACGACGTCGATGTCGTGCTTCACATACCGTTCGAGCTCGATCTTTTCGTCGAGGGTGCGGAATTCGCCGTTGACGCGTACACGGCTGAAACCCTGGCGTTTGATGTCATCGAAGACCTTCTGATAGGTGCCTTTGCGTTGCCGGATAACGGGCGCCAGCAACTGTACCTTTGTGCCCTCCGGCAGCCCAACGATGAAATCGACAATGGCTTGCGGTGTCTGTGCCTGGATGGGTTTGCCGCACGTCGGGCAGTGCGGCCTTCCGATTCGCGCAAACAGCAGACGCAGATAATCGTAGATTTCGGTAACGGTGCCGACGGTCGAGCGCGGGTTGCGATGGGTGGTCTTCTGCTCGATGGAGATGGCCGGGCTGAGGCCCTCGATGTAGTCGACATCGGGCTTCTCCATCTGCTCCAGGAACTGGCGAGCGTACGCAGATAGACTCTCGACGTAGCGGCGCTGCCCCTCGGCGTAGATCGTGTCGAATGCGAGACTCGACTTTCCCGACCCGCTTAACCCCGTGATTACGACGAGTTTATCGCGGGGAATCGACAGGTTCAGATTCTTGAGATTATGTTCACGCGCACCGCGAATGACGATGGCGTCTTGAACGGTCTTTTTCTTCGGAGGCATAGGAAAAGCAGCATCTCCAGCGGAAGTTTGGGTTAGGACTATCGCCGGCGAGTCGCAGCCGCCGGTCGACTCGGATTGAACAACGCACGATTGTAACGCAATTCCCGGGACCACAGCGAATTGCCTGCGGGCAGCGGAATCGCTTTATTCGCAGAGCGCCACCCGCTATCATACGGCGCTACGGGGCGTTTCTTGGGGTAAATCAGGACGCGAGGCGCGCGCACCGAGGGTTGCGTGACCGCTCGCAGGACTTGTGCGGCGACTGAGCGATGACGGATCGATTCACGTTAGATGGCAGCGATGCTTTGGAGCAACGCATCCGGGCGGACTTAGACCGGGTGCGTGAAGAGGTGTTGCGCGTCGTGGGCGAAAAGAACCTGACAGCCATTCTTCTTGGCGGCAGCTATGGCCGTGGGGAAGGCGGTGTGTTTGAAACGCCGGATGGCGAACGTCCCTACCACAATTACAATCTCTTTACGGTTGTTCCGGCAGCGTCGCAATCGCGCAGAAAGTCTCTGCATCGCACCCTTTGCGACGCGGGTAAGAAGGTCGCAAAGGAGCGCGGCATCGACGTGGAATTCGCGCTGCCGATATCCGCGCCGGACATTTCTCATCTCCCGTATGAGCTCGCGTATATGGAGCTCAAAGAGGGTCACAAGGTCTTGTATGGACCTCCGGCGGTTCTCTCGGAGATGCCGTATTACGACACGACGCTCGTGCCGCTGGCGGAAGGGGCCCGAATCCTCCTGAATCACGGCGCCCGATTGCTTTCGTGCCGGCGACTGGTGGCGCTTGGCAATCCCGATCAGGAATTGCTCGTCAGCAGCATACATCGCGCGAATATGGCAATGGGCGATGCCGTACTGTTTGCTCGTCGCGCCTATGCGCCGAGTTTCGTGCAGCGCGTCGAGCACTTCGATGTGTGCGACTTACAAGGAGTGCCCGAAGCGGAGACGCTTCGCGGACTGTACTTCGCGGCGCTTCGATTTAAATTGCGTCCTTACATCGAGGTGCCGGCGGGACACGATGCGGCTTCGTGGCTGCGAGACACGATTGCACTATTCGAGCAGATTCATCTTTGGTACGAGCGAAAACGTCTGAACCGCCGCACGATGAATTGGGAAGAATACATGAGCATGCCGACGCGCGTGCCTTCACAATCATTCAGTGAGCGGGCCAGCAACGTCCGCATGAACATAAAGCTCCACGGCTGGCAGGTGACGCGCGACTTGTCGCGCGCGTTGCGCGATCCCTTCGACGATCTTATGGCGTTGCTGCCGCGTGCGCTGTACGGCAGCGACAGCGAGTCCGCGGAGCGGGAATTCCTGCGTCTCTGGAATTGCGTGTGCCCGGACGAAACGACGAACCACGCCGTCGCGGTTTCAGCGCCCGCGGCGGACACGGTTGCAGGTGATGGAATCTAGCCTGTCCTCGAACGAGAAGATGTTGTCGGAACATGCGGCCAAAACGATCCGGAGTCTGTTAAGCAATATCGAGCGCTTCGGGCCGCCCCAAATTCAGTATGCGAAGCTGGCCTACCTCGTGCGATCCCACATGTACGATCTGTTCGCGGCCTCGGAGGCCCGGCGCCGAAGCACCGGCGCAAAGCGCATCTGTTATCTTTCGATGGAGCACCTGCCGGGTCGTTTGATGGTGCAGACCCTGATGAACACGGGGTTGATCACAGACGATTGGCTGCGGGACGCGCTGGCCGATTCGAACGGTGCGCTGCGCGATTTACTGGAGACCGAGCCCGAGCCCGCGCTTGGAAATGGCGGTCTGGCCCGGCTTGCATCGTGCATGCTCGAATCCATGGCAACGCAGAGCATTCCCGCATTCGCCTATGGTTTGAGATACGAATTCGGCCTTTTCCGGCAAGAGCTGGAGAACGGTTCGCAGAAGGAGTGTCCTGCGCATTGGACCGCCTACTGCCCCTTCCTGGAATTTGAACGGCTGGATCACAGCGTGAGCATTCCGCTGTACGGGCGCATCGAAGACGCCTACGACAGCGACGGCGAATATGTGCCTCGGTGGGTCGATTGCGAGTACATCGTCGGTGTGCCGCATGACATACCGATTCCGGGTTACGACAGCGACACGGTCAATGTGCTTCGATTGTTTCGCGCGCAAGCGTCGGACGAATTCGACCGCCCCGTCAATAATGACGGCGACTATTTCAAAGCATTGGACCAGAAGATTGCCTCGGAGAGCATTACGAAGATCTTGTTTCCGTCGGATTGCCTGGCCACAGGCCGCGAACTCCGGCTTATGCAAGAGTACTTCCTGGCCGCATGCGCGGTACGCGATATCGTGCGGGATTTCCTGGAAACCAATAGTACCTTCGACACCTTTCCAACCAAAGTGTCGATGCAATTGAACGATACGCACCCTGCGCTGTCGGTGGTGGAATTGATGCGTACGCTCGTGGATGACCAACGGCTTCCGTGGGTGTCCGCGTGGGACATCACCCGACAGACCTTCAATTACACGAATCACACACTCTTGCCGCAAGCGCTTGGAGAGTGGCCCGTGGGCATGTTCGAGAAGCTGCTGCCAAGGCATCTTCAGATCATTTACGAAATAAACAGGCGCTTCCTCGACAACGTGCGCGCAACCCAGCCTGACGATGACGAACGCGTTCGCCGCATGTCGATTATCGAAGAAGGCGAGCACAAATCAGTGCGGTTGGCGCACCTCGCATTGATAGGAAGCACAACGGTTAACGGTGTGTC
It includes:
- a CDS encoding diguanylate cyclase; translation: MIQVNAQDIALLHEIIDCILRGKPARRYHAPANAQETEFDGLAQAIDRLVDEYETLSRFAEALSRGDLEAEPPRGWMLALQSMKNLHASLRHLTWKTQQVARGDFTQRVDFMGEFSVSFNWMVEQLSANRDALLQKNAELETASRTDPLTGLPNRRGANEVFAREFLRADRTQRTNAVLVVDIDHFKRINDTFGHDAGDAVLVNVAHTLSGGVRKIDLCARWGGEEFLVLLTETDLVAALEVAERLRSRVIALRTRFNDTDIGATISIGLALCQKGEGVDSCIGRSDGCLYRAKEAGRNQIWYQDGADASPQAYTNAR
- a CDS encoding glycogen/starch/alpha-glucan phosphorylase; this translates as MMESSLSSNEKMLSEHAAKTIRSLLSNIERFGPPQIQYAKLAYLVRSHMYDLFAASEARRRSTGAKRICYLSMEHLPGRLMVQTLMNTGLITDDWLRDALADSNGALRDLLETEPEPALGNGGLARLASCMLESMATQSIPAFAYGLRYEFGLFRQELENGSQKECPAHWTAYCPFLEFERLDHSVSIPLYGRIEDAYDSDGEYVPRWVDCEYIVGVPHDIPIPGYDSDTVNVLRLFRAQASDEFDRPVNNDGDYFKALDQKIASESITKILFPSDCLATGRELRLMQEYFLAACAVRDIVRDFLETNSTFDTFPTKVSMQLNDTHPALSVVELMRTLVDDQRLPWVSAWDITRQTFNYTNHTLLPQALGEWPVGMFEKLLPRHLQIIYEINRRFLDNVRATQPDDDERVRRMSIIEEGEHKSVRLAHLALIGSTTVNGVSRLHGELLKSRLFPDFAALWPHRFVSITNGVSARRWLTQCNPRLHALICDAIGDAWTVDPERLADLEPFAADAGFQKQFMSVKRDRSALVKDMVHASNTQVVPSSMFDVQLKRIHEYKRHLLHAFYIIHKYLKFVDDGIPPRVHRTHIFAGKAAPGYWAAKQIIRFINCVAGVINNDVRCRDFMQVVFVPDYTVAWAERIIPAADLSEQLSLAGTEACGTTSIKMMMNGALTIGTRDGVIIEIADAVGEDTIFLFGNTYEELEELRRSGNHNPRQMYDEDPVIRRVLDVIRDGRFNHGEPGVFDWIYQSLVMGRDPFFNLADFGSYLEAQSLADTAYANAGTWAEKCVRNIARSGQFSIDRSVREYAEKVWRVPISAND
- a CDS encoding peptidyl-alpha-hydroxyglycine alpha-amidating lyase family protein, with product MFGDMRKLNYRVIALAACAVCCAMADPPSPEYPRINPAPWFEVDPAWPQKPAEFTWGAMAGVAVDKDDNVWIYTRATPSVQVYAPDGKYLFGWGEGTGAHHIMIDREGYVWTTDFVRHVVEKHERDGKVLLTLGVENEAGTDEKHFFRPTDVAVASNGDLFVSDGYGNARIVHFTKDGTFVKTWGTLGVEDGQFSIPHSIAIDSKDRIYVCDRNNARVQVYSTEGALLDSWKHIAVPWSIFITDKDEIWICGSSPMPWVNDPKYPHMPLGCPPKDQLVMRFNIDGKLQQLWTIPKGDDGSEKPGELNWVHCIALDSKRNLYLGDIQGKRVQRFLLSLSP
- a CDS encoding 4-vinyl reductase; the encoded protein is MFKDRENRPSFSWAMLGNVEAGRPNLGTTTDVSVYRLMQFTLRDVLITELGVDKANEIFYRAGKTAGQHFYEKLITNRESFNEFVAQLQDLLKSLRIGILRVERSDLEALSFTMTVAEDLDCSGLPVCDEEICTYDEGFIAGLLLAHTGVEFNVKEVDCWCSGDRVCRFEARRQM
- the uvrA gene encoding excinuclease ABC subunit UvrA; this encodes MPPKKKTVQDAIVIRGAREHNLKNLNLSIPRDKLVVITGLSGSGKSSLAFDTIYAEGQRRYVESLSAYARQFLEQMEKPDVDYIEGLSPAISIEQKTTHRNPRSTVGTVTEIYDYLRLLFARIGRPHCPTCGKPIQAQTPQAIVDFIVGLPEGTKVQLLAPVIRQRKGTYQKVFDDIKRQGFSRVRVNGEFRTLDEKIELERYVKHDIDVVVDRLVVKEGIARRLTDSVETALKLADGIIRVFQELPDKTVREVIQSEHFACVDCGTSFEEISPRMFSFNNPHGACPECTGIGTTIEVDPELVIPDANLSVSRGAVRPWSMRRVLDAWYMRALVSVVKHYGCSPDTPWKRLPADVQQKLLYGSGSEEINFSYSNERNTIEVSRAFEGVIPNLERRYKETESSKSREMISEFMSTKPCPACKGARLRPESLAVTIGHKTILDVTGMSISDALRYFEHLKLTKTESMIAERVLKEIRERLGFLVNVGLDYLALDRNAGTLSGGESQRIRLATQIGSGLMGVLYILDEPSIGLHQRDNQKLIATLTRMRDLGNTVIVVEHDEETIRTADHVIDLGPGAGVHGGEIVAQGTPAQVMKVKDSWTGKFLSGAFKIGAPKQRRKPNGNWLVIRGAQHNNLKNINAEIPLGVFTCITGVSGSGKSSLINETLYPAAMKTVYDSIRVKPGKHDRIEGLEHIDKVIDMDQSPIGRTPRSNPATYTGLFTPIRDIFAKVPEARARGYQPGRFSFNVKGGRCETCEGDGVIRIEMHFLPDVYVPCEECKGMRYNRDTLEVRYKGKNIFEVLDMTVEEGCTFFKPIPAVYSKLETLNDVGLGYIKLGQAATTLSGGEAQRVKLATELSKRQTGRTLYILDEPTTGLHAVDVDKLLSVLHRLVDAGNTVLVIEHNLDVIKTADWIIDLGPEGGDNGGRILAAGPPQEIVKTKTSYTGQHLKGLV
- a CDS encoding Gfo/Idh/MocA family oxidoreductase — its product is MNRREFLSKTTKTAMAVGVANTFSINVLGANEKIVVGIMGVRGRGSYLAPTFAERDDVILKYIADPDSRLFPSRAKSVEDVCGKAPECVQDYRRILDDPEVNALINSTPNHWHALPTVQACQAGKDVYVEKPTCHNIWEGRKMVEAARKYNRVVQVGTQTRSGEYAKAARDYVASGALGDIHFVRVLNSKVRGTIGKEVDKDPPEGVDYEMWLGPAPKRPFNENRFHYAWNWFWDYGAGDITNDGCHQVDMARYIAGLTCPKSVYSTGGMQFFDDDQETPDTHVVNWDFDKVTMVFEQVLWAPYMKKTPMEIRDKDILPTWPFSGTRVEIYGTKEFMYFGRHGGGWQTFAPDNDYGHSSQIVHGNFPQKEHIANFLDCIRSRNTPNADIAEGQLSTSLCHYGNASYRLGRKLFIDAATETFVNDDEANALIKREGREPFRMPDTV